DNA from Salinibacterium sp. dk2585:
TCGTAACCAATTCCCGCTCGCTGCGGGATTTTCTCTCGGAATGGGTCGAAGCGGAGAAACTTGCGGTGCTCTACCCCCGCATCGACATCGCAGAAGGCAACCCGCCGAATCCCCAGTGGCCTTTTCCTGAGTCCGCCGCCGAACGCCCCCTCCGCTTGGTATGTGTAGGAAGGATCGCCAAGTCGAAAGGGCAGGCGCGAGCTGTTCGTGCCGTGGCTGGCCTCAAACTGCTCGATGTTCATGTTGAGCTGGTATTGGTGGGCTCGGCAGCGGACGAGGACCGACGCGAACTGGAGACGCTGGTCGAGGCGAGCGGCGTAGGTGATCGCGTCCGGCTGACAGGAGAGCTGGAAGATCCCCGTCCGGTCGTCATGGCTGCGGACCTCGGCTTGGTCGTTTCAGACAGCGAGGGCTTCGGGCGCGTAACAGTGGAGTTCATGGCCGCAGGCAAGCCGGTCATTGGAACCGCGACGGGGGCGACGGTGGAGCTGGTCGACGATGGAGTGACCGGAGCGCTATTCGACCCGAAAGACTCCGATTCCTTGGCGAGAGCAATTCGTCGCTACGCCGATGAGCCCGGCTTGGCCGCCCGGCACGGCGAGGCTGCTTGGAGAACGCTTCGGGATGACATCGCATCTCGCCACACTCTCCCACCACTGTTGGCCCGATTTGCAGACGTCACCGCTGCAGGGTCGGCGCCGTTACCGGGGCTTCCGCGAATCATGGCGTATTGGATGTCGCTGCCCACGACCGCGGTCAACCTTCTGACGGCGACCGGAGGCATGGTCGACCCACGGACGTCTTTGACATGGAAGGTCGGGCGCATGGCGATGGCGGGGCCGCGCACACTCCTTCGACTCCTCAGGAAGGGAAGTGGCCAAGCATGAGAGTCATGTTCATTTCTCACAGCTCTGCGAATGATGGGTTCGGCGGTGGCGAACTGACACTCCTGAACCTCATCGATCGCTGGCGTGAACTTCGACCTGAGGTCGACTTCTTCGTCGTTTCGAGGAGCCCCGAGGGCATGATGCAGGCAGAGTTCGACAGGCGAGGAGTGTCGCATCGAGCCCTCCCCTTCGACGCTTGGGTACTTCCGATGATTCGTGAACGGCCAATCGACGTGATCATGACCGCTCGAATGGACTCGGAGGCGGTATCCGCTATCGCCAGCCTGATTCGAGAGTATGAGCCGGACCTCGTAGTGACGAACACGATCGTGGCGCCCTGGGGGGCGATCGCGGCAAAGATGGAACGGGTGGCGCACGCGTGGTTGGTGCATGAGTTCGGCGATTTGGACCATGGGCTGAAGTTCCGCATTGGTCGGAAGCGGACCTTCGAGGACATAGGGATCCTTTCCGAAGTGGTCGTCGCGAATTCAGAGGCGGTACGCGACCACATTGCGCAATGGGTGGATGCTTCGAAGGTGACTATCGCGTACCCCGCGAATGACCTTCCTCGCGCTCGGGCGCTGGCGGGAAACCGGCGCGCTGAGAAAGCGGAGTCTCCGGAAGTGCTCCGAACCGTTCTCGTTGGTCGACTCGGGCAGTCCAAGGGACAGTGGCGTCTGCTTCGCGCAATTGCAGCGTTGAGGGGCGAAGGCGTGCAAATCGCCGCGGATCTTGTCGGGCCAGCAGGGTCAGCCGAACTGGAGGAGATCCACGAGCTAATCGACGTCTTGGGTCTTTCTCACTGCGTGACCATCACTGGCGAGACCGACAACCCCTTCGCGCACATGGCTGAGGCAGATGTCGCAGTCATGGCATCGACGTGCGAAGCCTTCGGCCGGGTCACGCTTGAGTATCAGGCACTGGGCGTGCCCGTGATCGCCGCGCGGTCGGGCGCGAATCCGGAACTCGT
Protein-coding regions in this window:
- a CDS encoding glycosyltransferase family 4 protein — its product is MRVLVFSHSSAVDNLGGAERSLLEFLDAWRAVDPELEVFVVSRTPSGHLQPELDRRGIPWMNLRFHSVVRHRKATTDEHIYRSARDDFAAVRALEQFISGFEPDLVITNTIVAPWAALAAKLSGVPHVWFPREYGDGHEFQIPAEDVFEDIGTLSDLVVTNSRSLRDFLSEWVEAEKLAVLYPRIDIAEGNPPNPQWPFPESAAERPLRLVCVGRIAKSKGQARAVRAVAGLKLLDVHVELVLVGSAADEDRRELETLVEASGVGDRVRLTGELEDPRPVVMAADLGLVVSDSEGFGRVTVEFMAAGKPVIGTATGATVELVDDGVTGALFDPKDSDSLARAIRRYADEPGLAARHGEAAWRTLRDDIASRHTLPPLLARFADVTAAGSAPLPGLPRIMAYWMSLPTTAVNLLTATGGMVDPRTSLTWKVGRMAMAGPRTLLRLLRKGSGQA
- a CDS encoding glycosyltransferase, whose product is MFISHSSANDGFGGGELTLLNLIDRWRELRPEVDFFVVSRSPEGMMQAEFDRRGVSHRALPFDAWVLPMIRERPIDVIMTARMDSEAVSAIASLIREYEPDLVVTNTIVAPWGAIAAKMERVAHAWLVHEFGDLDHGLKFRIGRKRTFEDIGILSEVVVANSEAVRDHIAQWVDASKVTIAYPANDLPRARALAGNRRAEKAESPEVLRTVLVGRLGQSKGQWRLLRAIAALRGEGVQIAADLVGPAGSAELEEIHELIDVLGLSHCVTITGETDNPFAHMAEADVAVMASTCEAFGRVTLEYQALGVPVIAARSGANPELVTEGETGWLFEPDDISDLVRVLREAHEDRTELRRRGAAAARAVEERLENAYPVSDLIERLEQAVKTGSLPLRRLPNLTREWLNLPNVVERHRREVTAMQAAVHQSETWRAGRILVAPLRFIARLVRLR